The Helicobacter sp. 'house sparrow 1' region AAAAGGGAGGCATCTGAAGCTTTTAAAATCTTAAAAGATTTACTACTACACTCATAACTCAAAAATCCTCTACACTTAAAAGGTTCATATACTAGTTCATAACCTTCTGTAGCTAGGGTTGCTAGGTTTTCATGTATCTTTTGTTCAAATTCTTTTTTAATTTTTGAACCAACATAAAGCAGTGATATACCCAATAAAACAATCAATCCAGCTCCAGCCAAAAGAGCTACTTTTGAAATTCTTCTTATTAACATAAAAACTCCAGCAGTAATTTGAAAAATAAAGAATTATACAAAAAGTCTCCCTTAAAAAAGGGAGAAGGAAGATTATTTTTTATCTACCACTTGATAGTTATAGGGGACAAGATTTTTATCAAGCTCTAGTAGATTCTTTGGTGTATTATCTTGCAATGGCTCTTCATAATAACGCTTACCATTAATTTCAACTGGTTGAGGAGCAATTTTTCTTAAATCCTCAAATCCCAAATCACTTGCTTTCATCTTAATGCCATATTTAGCGGCAATTTCTAAGACGACATTTTGTCCATCTTTTGCAAATTTCACACCTTGTTCAGCAATTCTATTTGCCTCTCTTGGATTGTGGAAACCTGAAGAGTTTTCTGCATTCATAAAATCAGCCCTAATTTGACTCTTTCTATGTAATTCTAATGCAGGTTTTACAACTGCTGTAATCATTTCCTCTTGTTTTGCCTTATCCTTAACTTTAGAAAACTCTGGCAATTTAGCAAGTTCAACCCTAAGAGTAGTGATATCTTTAATCAAGCTTGCAACTGCATATTCAGCCATTCTAATATTTGATGCTGTAGCTCTTTGTATATCGCGAACCTGACCCCTTAGATACTCTTCACTCTGACTATGGCAAGATTTACAAGAACTATTAACATCAAGTAAAGGAGAGGCTATAAAATGGTTTGTGACCTTTTTAGCACCCTTTCTTACATATGGCATATGGCAATCTGCACAACTTACTCCATTAGCAGCATGGACGCTTCCAGAGAATAACTCTGTTTCTGGGTGTTGAATCTTAATCACAGGTGTTTTTGTAGTTGCGTGAATAAAATCTTGAGGAAAAACATCCCTAATACTCTCATAATAATCATCAAACATTTCAATTCTAAAGGGTTGGCCTTTTTTCCACATCTTCCAAGGGAATGTAAGCTCAATACCATCTGCTGCTTTTTCTACAATCTTATTTCCATCTTTTAGCTCACCTACTTCTTGATAATTTGTCTCTGTCTTTACCATCACTTTATTGCCTGTTGGATGATTATAATATTCAACATGGCACTGAGCACATACAAGTGTTCTCATTTCTTGTCTTGTAGCTTTTACTCCTTGTTTTTCATCCCTTTCATATCCTCTAGAAACAAG contains the following coding sequences:
- a CDS encoding ammonia-forming cytochrome c nitrite reductase subunit c552, producing the protein MKNKFLVFIVVFGVILGVGIAWLNADIATKKGEAVGLAKAPSMGLNDDEVDFAVWGQKFPDYLDMYLQMKDSTHTATDFAGSYPYSKLNRYPQLTMFWDGYAFKYDYNQNRSHYYSQIDQMETLRNNKDFLNSHGLAKFGGQPGACMNCHSGNVPNLVRQLGWVEFNTMKYWTIIKLMEGEDSVHGKKMGSTCADCHHPSDMSLRITRPAAINALVSRGYERDEKQGVKATRQEMRTLVCAQCHVEYYNHPTGNKVMVKTETNYQEVGELKDGNKIVEKAADGIELTFPWKMWKKGQPFRIEMFDDYYESIRDVFPQDFIHATTKTPVIKIQHPETELFSGSVHAANGVSCADCHMPYVRKGAKKVTNHFIASPLLDVNSSCKSCHSQSEEYLRGQVRDIQRATASNIRMAEYAVASLIKDITTLRVELAKLPEFSKVKDKAKQEEMITAVVKPALELHRKSQIRADFMNAENSSGFHNPREANRIAEQGVKFAKDGQNVVLEIAAKYGIKMKASDLGFEDLRKIAPQPVEINGKRYYEEPLQDNTPKNLLELDKNLVPYNYQVVDKK